GATGACATCTTAATCAAACAGGTTAGGGCAGCCTATATACCACTTTATCTCCCATCAGCCCACTCCAGTGTTtatgtgagaaagaaaatgaggagaagaggaaggtaaAGATTTTTAGGCTAATCTTAGTTTCTCTTccttgcaaaataaaaattaccattcACAAAATACAAGCACTATGGTACAAAACTTTGTTATAACAACCCTAGGGAGGTATATACTATCATATTTTATCCAAGATACTTAGATTCTAAGAAGCCATTATTTTTATGCACTACTAAGACAAAACAATAACGATTAAGCTATGACATTATCATCAGTAAATGCATCTTGATTCTAGatactaaaaatgtttttaaaaaatacatcttagACTAATTTGATACCCAGGAACTGAGGCTCTTGGAGGTTAAGTAAAATTATTCAAGCTCATACCACCTTATGTGTTAGAAAACAGAAGTCCCTTCTATTCAGTGCTGTTTGAGTCTTAAAGAAAATAGCCCCCTATTCAATTATAAGCCCTGACCTTAAAGAGTTAATCTTTGTAAAAACCATTGTTAGTAACTAGTAGCAGATGGCGTGCATTTTCTTGCCTTCTTGTTTCTCTTATATACCAGACAGAAATGTTTTCTGTAACTTTATTGGTCTTCCTTAGGATCAGACCCTGGCTGAGCTGCAGAATAACATGATGCTAGTAAAACTGGACCTTCGGAAGAAGGCAGCATGCATTGCAGAGCAGTATCATACTGTGCTAAAACTCCAAGGCCAGACTTCTACCAAAAAGCGCCTTGGTGCCAACCAGGAAAACCAGCAACCAAACCAACAGCCCCCAGGGAAGAAACCATTTCTTCGAAACTTACTTCCCCGAACACCCACCTGCCAAAGCTCAACAGACTGCAGCCCTTATGCCCGGATCCTACGCTCACGGCGGTCCCCTTTACTCAAATCTGGGCCTTTTGGCAAAAAATACtaagggaaggagagagcagtCATTGCCCTGATGTGGATCAGCTGCTCAGCTTAAGAAACAGGTCTCTTTTAAGCTTTACCACATATATACCTGGAACTATCTAGAATGCAATATGCAAACACTAGTTTTTTCCCCACTTTTGTATTATAATCACCTATGTAATCTTATGCTTTCTTACTTATATGTTTTCTATGCACACAAAAATGTTATATTAAATAAAgatattattcacattttttatCTGAATTCCAAATTTAGCATAAtcactaaaataaattataaaaggggcagaaattctgaaaattaaaatagcattCAGGCCCCTGGGAACTTTGCACAGGCATGATGTAACcataaagaaagtaaagaaaagctTGGTAAGAAATGAATTCAAGGGCCATTAGATATTCTAAACCTTCCTTAATATAAAATGAAGTGTCATGCATTAGCAGGTGAATGGCTAACAAACTTGTTTTGGAACAAGAATTAAAGAAGGGTGGGTCCTGAGCTCAGAATAACCCATAGCATCTACTGTACAAATTCATTACAGTAGATATTATAGTCATAGCATATTACCTCCTACTGAATACACATGTACAGGCCTGAAACTGTCTGAAAGCAAAGCAAGACTGATTCCCTTTACCTTGCCTAATAGGTGaaggctgggaaaaaaaaattctgttggagagaggggttaaaaaaaaaacataattacatcaaaaatatttattaaaacagaaCAACTTGAAGAGTTTATTCTTATTTGTACAGTCAGTCACAAAAGTTATCACTCCCAAAAGTCCGTGAAactttcttactttgttttagTAAGGGTACAGCTAACTCTAGACATCTTTTCCCCTTAGTAGGAGCCATCAGCAGCTCCATGCTCTGAGATTCTTTTTGCCCCTTCAACTCCAGTAAATTACTTACAACTTGAAAGCTTCTAGGAGACTCCTCAAAACCATGTTTTGGAAGAATGGCTCCCTAGTAAGAACAAACATACAGCTTCACTCCATTTAAACCTAATCTCTGACATCAGAATAGTCATGCTCAGCAAATAAAAAAAGGATGAGTCATGTCTATCCAGTGCCTTGACCTTCCTAGGGTATCCAGTGCCCTACTGCCAGCAGAGGGTAGAGGGGGCcaacttttctcccttccttctttgccTCACTAAGGAAATCTGCTCCCAGCAGCATTAAAACTTTATTCCTGTAGCACTGCCTGTGCTAAAGTGCTGTTAAAgggatttgggggcagggggaggtctGGGAAAAAGGCCAAGATCTGTAGCCACTCTGAACAGAAGGGAGATAGAAGTGCTTCAAACTGGCAAAAGACAGTGTCTGTTTCCTGCCAGGATTCTTCTGTCAGTCTACTCTGAAGGTGATTCTATAAACTGTCCCCAAGGAGCTGTTCCTTTTGtacaaacaaaaagaactgaGGTCCTTGGAAGAATAGATGTGGCTGTTCTTTACATGAAGGTAAGGCTTAATATGGGTCTGGCAATGTGCTGGCTTGAAAGTAGCCAACTATGGTGTGACTGAAGACAGGTTGAGTGGAGAAACTCTGCGTGTGGGAGTGTTGTTAGCAGACAGTGAAGCAGGGAGGAAAAAGGGAGCAGGCATCTCTGTGGAGGGAGTCTCGCCTTGGTTCCGAAGCTGTAGGATTTGCCGAAGCAAGGCCTTACCTTCTTCTCGGGTCTGAAACAAAGTCAGACAAATGTATCAAAGTATGTCCGAGGCTGTTCTCAACAACTGGTTCTAAAACACTGCCCTATAAAATTCCAAAGAACAAGGTAGGCTTTCCACTTACCTCCTtatccacctccacccccagatcATAGTAAAGATCACGTGTTTGAACCTAAAATCCAAGCCTTTGATTAAAGAACTGATACTCACATCATTGAATGCACAACACTTTTGGGCACAAGTTGAAGCTTCATCCCACAGCTTGCACTTAAAATAGTACTGGGCCAGATAGCGGAAAGCAGTGCTCTCCTCTAAGTGTTCCACTATTTCCTAGATAAGGAAAACAGGAATGACTGAGGTGATAAGAGTAAGATTAGCAACCCAATTCTCATGCTCATGACACATACCCCACACGAATAGATATCTTGGATGTATTTGATGTAACACTGGGCTGCCTGTTCTGACTCAGTCAACTGTTCATGAAGCCTACAAAAGAAATTGGTCTTTAAGTACAAATCAGAACTCAAAGCAAgctagtgattaaaaaaataaaagcacacaattaagacaaaaaaatgaCAATGCACAGACAAGTAAAACGGCACACTGGGACCCAGAATAATATTAGTGCACAGAGGTGATAGTTACTTCATCAAAGCTTAGAATGATTACTCTGCTACTGGTGAGGGAGGGAAAGTCAGTAAATTACTGAAGTTGGATAATACACCATTGCAAAAATTCCCTGTTAATACCATGAGTGAGATTAAGAAAAGATACCAAGCAATTCAGATTATTtataagaatgaagaaaagaaccAGCAGGAATAAAACTGCATTTAAGAACCACTTTCCCTACTATTTCTGACTTACTCTTTATTTTCCCAGGACTTATCAGGAAAAGATCAATACCTAAAGTAGTCTTCCTAGACTGCTCTGACTTGAAAatttcacttcatttcttttaattcattttcgaTCCCTTGCCTGACGGGAAAGCAATTCCCTCTCAAAGAGAAGTTGCATTCTCTCAAGTCAAGATGGCTAAATTTCCAGATCAGTACTCATACACCATGCTACATCCCTATACTCATGTAGGATGCCTCTAGAACATGCAGGATCTGCCATACCAGAGAAGTCTACAGAAATATCAATAGCATTTCACTCTTTCACTCACTTTGCCAGTTTCACCAGAgccattttctccacatctccCACTGCGTAAGCTCTCCAATAACACtgtcaaaaaaacccaaaaaactggTCACTTCAACCACTGCCCCATGTGCCATGACTAATCACAGAGGCTCAGGTCCTGCAAGCCTCCCAGATGTTCAGAATTGCAGAATATAAAGCATTTTTACTAGAGTTGATTGATAAATACAAGCTACCTACTAACATTCCCATTGATGATGTCTGTCCCACTGTACTGTACATCACCTATGCATCTATAAATATTCAGACTTCCCTTTGTAGACAGAtcagaatgaaggaaaatgaaacacaGCCCAACCCCTCATCTAAACAGCAGATTTCCTCTCAAAGTCTCTAGGACCCAATTTCAGGTACCTTTTTGGCTTCCACTAGTTGATTGAGTTTCTCATAACATTCTCCTAAAGCGACTAGCATACGGGAATCATTGGGCCTGAGAGAGAAGAAGAACAGAAAGTCTGAGCAAAGACTTTATAGAGAACTAAAGTCCTCCCTCGaggaaccaccaccaccactatgtCAATTCTGTGACAAGAAAGGGCTTTAGTTCACTACTTCATATAATTATACTTTGTATTCATAATTATACTACTAACCCATTAGAATACACTACATAAAAATGACCAAACAGCATACGGCAAGTTTAAAACTCAGGTCTCTAAGAGTCAAAACCATTCACTGTGATTGTTCACTagctatcaaaaagagaaagaaaagtatcagcCCTTCCCACAACAAACACATCATTGAGTGGCCAGACTTACCGAAGCTGGTGGGCCCGTCTGTAAtaataaagacaataaaatggCATCTTAAGGATTTCATAGGTCTGCCCAAGGCCATACCAGGCTCTGTAGTCCCGCTTATTGACCTCAATGGCATGCCTATGAAATAAACTAAAGACTGGTAAGAGGGCAGAATCAAAGTTAGCAACTTGCAGGCTCAATAGAGGCTTCTAACATCACACCAATCTGCTCCATCTCACCCTCCAACTAAAAGCTCACCTATAAGCCTGAATAGCAGCAGATGTGTTCTTCATTTCCATGTACTCATGTCCCATCAGTGTCCAGGCCCCAAGATACCGAGGATTTAATTTCAGGGCTCTCTGGAAATACAGGGCTGCCTTCTCGTGCTGAGAACGCAAACTATAATAATTGCCtgatagaaaaacaaacaaacaaaacatatatatgtatacctgaaactaatataatattgtaaatcgactataccacaactttttaaaaaagaaaaaaattagacctATACCAAGACTTGGAGGGATTTTTCACAAGATATTGTTGAATgacaaatgtaaaatgcagaGAAATGTATATAATATGACCCTATTTTTGTATGCAAATTGCCCACTAAACCCTGCATATGCGTATAAATATTTTTACGTGGCATGAAACACGCTAACACAAGTACTTTAAAGGAGAGAGGGTatagcaagtaaaaaaaaaaaaccctgtactTTGAAAAAATCTCTTTTATGTATAAATTACACGAGCATAAACTAGATAAAAAAATGGATTTAGATGTGTATACAGACTTACAGAGATCATGACATACTGCCAAGCGAAAAAAGCAAATCACAGagcaattaaatatatatataatatgattctGTTTTGGTAAAAACCAAGTaataaaacttctatatatctattgtttttattttttttcaatctatctAGATTCAGCCATCAGTTTGATTCAGGAGAAATCATTTATAATGGTTGTTTATATCCTGTAACTGATCATTTATGATCATTCAAGTTCACCtgggaaaaaaagcaaggtgGAGGGCTTTATGTCCTATACAAGGATAGCCTTCCTTCTACCACTGACTCGGACCCAGAGACAGGAGAAGAAACAGACTCTAGGCAGAGTGACCAAAGGTTAACTTTTGTGTAGAATAGGAGAAATGTAGTAGTGGTAGCAAGGGTACCTAAGATGCAAAAAGAGTCAGGATGACAAAGGAGATATTAAGGAAGTCAGAACAGGCAAGTTTTGGGCAAAGATAAAGTAGATAAGATTTTTTGTATTGAACATTCATGTGGTTTCAAATCTTTTGCTATTGTAACTATGACAATAAATATCCTTATACATAtgttacttcaaaaaaaaattttttttgaccaGTCGGAACAGTTAAAACGTATTGAATGATTACAATGTGGGTGGGCAACTTACATTGTTATAAGTGCTTGTATGTATTaatttacttaatcctcacacaCAGGAGAGAAGGTTCAACTGTTATTATCCccttatggatgaggaaactacagcacagagaaattgagttgaaggtcacacagctagttagtagCAAAATCAAGATTTAAACTCAGGCAGTTTGGTTCCGGAGTCCAAATCTTAACTATGCTGTAGTGCAGTATACGCTGTGTTTTGTAACACTGTCTCTCAGAGACTGAGACTCCATAAAAGATGCAGAAAGAAGCAATCAATTCACATCAAGACATAAAAGCAGAAGCAAGGACTAAACAAGTAGGAGATTCTTGCCATCACCATCACTCTACTATGTCATTCTTTCTCaggtcttcagtttcttttcttctctccatccttctttctcttttcacttcCTCTGAACTGGCTATAATGTGAAAGCTGAAGTATACTTTTTGTCATACCTAAGGTTccttattcataatttttaaggTTGGTGAGCTGAATTCAACGAACATTTATTGACCATATGTCAGGAACTTTGCTAGGCATTACAAgtttactggggaaaaaaacacagttCATTAAGaagtttacaaattaaataattattaaaagaaaaaaaggcactcCTAATCATTACATTTCATGTATATGtatcctttgattttaactggcttTAAGTTAATAggctgaaaaaaaagaacagttcaTTATCTCCCCTccatctgtttcctttcttcaagTAAAGGACACTGTTATCAATCTGGTTACCCAGTCACCAATTCCTGCTTGTTCTACTTCCTAAATATCTTCTAAGTACAATAGCCTCTCTCCATTCCACCTGCCAATACCTCCGCTTGGGCTCTCATCTACCCTAGAACAGATTATTGCTAAAGATTTTTAAgaaggtctccctgcctctagtCTTGCCTTTTTCTAATCCTTCCAGTACACCGTCTTCTGCTatgatttgaaaatgaaaacctgaAAACATTTATCACTGTCTAGTTTGAAATCCTTCAGAAGACTGCTACTGCCttaagaataaaatccaaactttcAGCAAGGCATAAAAGACTCTTCAAGATCTGGCCCCTTTTGTACATTGCCACCTCCCACACCATGCTTCAGGACACTGAACTATTTGAAGCACAATGTGTCTCACACTTCAAAGCCTGTGCACTGCAATGCCCTTCCCAAGCCAATTCTTCTCCTCCCTTACTGAACTTTCACTTCACATCCTTCAAGCACCACCTTCTCAAGAAGTCTTCCCTAATCAGACTGGATTAGATACCTTTCCTATGTACTCTCATAGCATCCTATGTTTCTCTAAACGATAACACTCAACCCACTGTATTATAGTTGTTTCTTATTGGTCTTCCTCGGTAGTAATCAGGGTAGGTATTGCAATacaaagcacagtgcctggcactcagatGCTCAAAAGatgttttctgaataaagtaGAGTTCCATCCTCATCTTAACGGACATTATACTTCATTCATAACACTCTGATACTGAAAAGACCATTTGTTCCTCCTACCTATGTTCCCTTAGGACTTACTAGtttgtttaatgtttatttcCCACACTAGACTACAAATTCCTCAAGGGCTAGAAAAATTTACTGAATGATTGAATTGAAATTCTCTCTATGCTGTACTACAGAAACTGGTACAGCATTGTAGCAggtcgactgtacttcaattaaaaacaaaataaaacaaaacaaaacaaaagaaattctaTCAGTTTATTAACAACATCCTGACCTAGAAAAGTACAAATGTATGATCTAAATGCAGTGTCACCAAAGACCCAGGAATACGGTCTTTCATCTCCAGGGAACCCAGGCTTTCAATAACAACCAACCAAGCTTACTTTTATTCATCTGTTTGTGTTGACTAATTACCAGGCTTTACTAGTGTGGCCAAGTACACTGGGCcatggttctcaaccagggatgATTCTGACCCCAAGAGGTTATCTGGTTGTATCTGCaaacatttctggttgtcacaactgggagaaAGGGGTTACTGGCATTGAATGGATAGAGGCTAAGGATACCGCCAACACCCTGCAATGTATAGGACAGCCCTAGACAAAAAAATTATCAGCCCAAAATTTCAACAGTACCAAGACTGAGACACACTAATACAGAGAAACAGGTACCCTCACCTCTTTTCATAGGATTGGAAATTCTTACAAACATTTAGGTAATATTgaagtttaaaatatacacacttcTGACCCAGCCTTACACTGCTAGGAACTTCTGACACAGAAACAGTTacaaaaacatgcaaaaataaatgtacacaTATAAAGATGTTTCCTGAGACAATTTTTATATTAAGACTAGCTAAAACTTATATAatagaaaatgattaaaaataaataatggcacatctatataataaaatactaaatagCCATCAAAAATAATACAACTCTGGATGTACTAacatgaaaagatacattgttaagtttaaaaaaaggaagttacAAAGCAGCGTGTACACTGATAACAGTTTTTGTAAGCAAACCctacacgcgcacacacacacacacacacacacgcaccacaCATTTTCAGTATTCACAGAATATTCTAGAGTCATACTCACCAAGCACTCTTGGGAGTAGGGTTACAGTGAGCTTTCATATTCTATTGTATacaattttcttatctttgaaatttttcttttgttgttatttttacatCTGTATTACTTACAATAAAGATAAATCTTTTAAGAAGTAATGACTCTTACCAATTACACAGCATGTTTCTACACGATATTTATCAATCTCACAGAGGTTGTGAGCCAGGTAACTCAACTCAGACTTCAtgctctgaaagaaaagaaagacaatctAAGTATGAAAAAGGAACCcctgtattatttttcttgtagCTAATGCTACTAGGTGACAATCCAACCCAGGAGATTAAAGCACAAAAGAGCTTAATCAAGTTCGAGCAAAGGCAGCAGCTCACCCTGACATAAAGAAGGTTGGAGAAGGTGTCCATATTTTCAATCCTGTAAGGGTCTTGTTTCCTTAGCTCATTAAAAATAGAGAGGGCTTTGTCGATATCTGCAGAAAGAAGATAGAGTTCAGAAAACAACACGGTGCTACCTTCAGAGTCTGAAGGTATTTCATTGTCCTTATTCACTCACCTCTGATATTGTGATAGGCAACTGCAATTTGGGAAACAATATATGAGCTCTTAGAGAAGCCCACATCAATGAGATTCTGATACTTTTGCAGGGCCTCCTCTATCAACTGCAACTCTGTGTATATATGAGCGAGAAAAAACTCTTTCATCCAGGTGTCTGGCAAAGACAGGAACTTCAGCtggcagcaggagagagagggacacATTTAATATACGTTGACCTCTCTCCCAAATGAACATCCAAGGAACTATCTTTATTGTCTAAAAGAATTTATCACCAAAATTTTATTACAGCACCTAATAATGAACACAGGGTAGTTCAATTAAGTGAGTAGGACTTACAAGCATAATAGGGAAGAATGGTCTAATTTGAAAAGcctcaaagaaaagagaatttgaaatgaGCCTTAGAGGATGGGTAGAAATCGAATAGAaaaagagaggggaagagaaaaaagacaacatTCTAGGCAAGGGTAACAACATAAAGGAAAAACAGTCATGATGAGTATGAGTGAATAGGATGAGGCAACTAGCTTGGTTTGAGGGGAGACTATGTGCTGGGAAGTAGTGGAAAAATAAGACTGACTGATAGGATGGGTCCTATGGTACAACAGGATGTGGGATACAATAGGAAACCACTGCAATTTTTGACAAGAGAACGACACAGTGAAATGACTGCTTTAAGAATAAGTTTGGAAACAATATGCAGGATGGCTTGGAAACGGGAGTATAAAACTGGGAAAGCCAGATAGAAACTATCTATTACTTATAAGTAATCCAAATTTGAGATGATAACCAAGATGGCAAAGGAAACCAAGAAAAGAGGTGCAGATAAGAAGGAAATCATGGCAATGTCTGATAACTGAGTAGATAAAGGGAGataagagagagaagagacaaaatATACCTCTGAGGCATCAAGACTGGGTGTCTTGAGAAACAGTGATACTAATGAGAGTTCATCAagatgagaggaaaagagaatttGGTAGGCAAGATAAGAAACTAAGTTTTGCATATTTTGAGTTCAGAGATAAAACAAACTTTCAATGAAAGTCTAGTAGGCACCTAGAGATAGGTGAATACAAATAAACTGAAGTTAAGATTTCAGACACAGATTCAGTAGCATGTATCATTACTGGGGGAAATCAACCAGCCTTTGGTTCTTTAAAGCCAACAAAAGAAAGTGTGTTGTGTCTATTAATTATTGAAGAACAGCAAAATAAACTCTGCAGACAATGGCCTCTAACAATGACTAATAAAATGACTGCAGTTTATAAAGCAAACtcatatacattatttcattaattaacAAATTTCTAAATCTTTACAGAGTCCTATGGCAGCTCAGAAGAcaccttaaaaacatttttaatacaatCTTTGATATCAGAGAAACCTTTCCTATATCACCTTTGGAATTAGGAGAGAAATTATAATAGCACTTAAGTctataaaacaaattataaaaacttGAATGTGAAAACATGAATATAAAAAGATATTCTGATACAGCCAGATGCAAATCAAACAGCAACTATTGAACAAGAGCTAGACATTACTCTTTCAAATAAAGACCTAAATCTCAACAGTGAAAGAGACCAGAGAAAGAGCCAAGAGCTAGCTATAAGGAGAGGTTCAGCAAAACTCTTTCTCCCCTGACcccattattaaaaaattacataaggCTTGGAGTAGAAAAATTTTCACATAGCTCATCTCAATTTACCATCTCCTTGTCTGTAATCAAGTTACAGAGTTCTAGCCAGGCTCCCCAGTGCAAAGGCAAAACATGAGTAGCCTCCACAAATACATCAATGGCCTCTTTCACCAAGTCCAGCTTTCGAAGCACCACACCATAcctaggaaagaaggaaacaatcACAGAAGTTAATAATATCTCCCCCCTACTTAGAATATCTTATACAAGTTCCAAATTATTGTAACGCTTACAGATAAAGGCCAAATCCATCAAGTTCCCGAGCCTGGTGTTTTTTGCTGAGCTCCACTCTCAATTCTCTAAGAGCCTCATTTTTCACTTGTCCTTTCTCCAGGGGGCCTAGGAAAGAAATAGTTTCTGATGTAAGGGAAGACTGATGCTTTTCATTTCAGAGACCTAGATACTCCTTGTGGTATCAAACAAAGTTATACCTGGAACTTCAGCGAACACTCAAAAGAGGCCAGTGACATCTTACACAATCCATTTGCTTTACTACCAAAACCACAACTGATAACTGGTCTGCAGTCATATTTTATTAGGCTTACACaggttttttaaaagttgaattagTTATCtatgtttaaaaatcagaaaccTCAACCAAAAATGTGGAGAACAGGGTAGTGCCAGGGGAAGAAACCCCCTGACAACATCAGGCACACATTCCAAGGCAGCCCTCAGAGGCAGCTGGGTGACAACCAACCAGCAGTACTCTCCAATCTGTGGAATCCTCCTCAGTCCACTTTCCATGTTTATATTACCTGCACAGCTCCTATagggatttgagtttgcaacccCTGCTTTAGTAcaaaaagtaagagaaagaaattcataCCTAGACTATCAACTGTTTCatcatccttcttcttttctccagactgtaagagaaaatcaataaataggtctttttttagtttattttgaaatatgttctAAAACTAGCAGCCTGATCCAACCTAAAGGGCCCAAGTCCAACCAAAATGACATCTACTATTGGTCACTAATTTTACATACCTACTCAGGGGATCCTACTGGCCaaatttggaataatttgagtACCAAAATGATTAAGTACAGTAATGaattataaacaatt
This window of the Camelus dromedarius isolate mCamDro1 chromosome 3, mCamDro1.pat, whole genome shotgun sequence genome carries:
- the CDC23 gene encoding cell division cycle protein 23 homolog isoform X1, which translates into the protein MAASSSVVPVVATAAVVPVLSSSADFSNLREIKKQLLLIAGLTRERGLLHSSKWSAELAFSLPALPLSELQPPPPVTEEDAQDMDAYTLAKAYFDVKEYDRAAHFLHGCNSKKAYFLYMYSRYLSGEKKKDDETVDSLGPLEKGQVKNEALRELRVELSKKHQARELDGFGLYLYGVVLRKLDLVKEAIDVFVEATHVLPLHWGAWLELCNLITDKEMLKFLSLPDTWMKEFFLAHIYTELQLIEEALQKYQNLIDVGFSKSSYIVSQIAVAYHNIRDIDKALSIFNELRKQDPYRIENMDTFSNLLYVRSMKSELSYLAHNLCEIDKYRVETCCVIGNYYSLRSQHEKAALYFQRALKLNPRYLGAWTLMGHEYMEMKNTSAAIQAYRHAIEVNKRDYRAWYGLGQTYEILKMPFYCLYYYRRAHQLRPNDSRMLVALGECYEKLNQLVEAKKCYWRAYAVGDVEKMALVKLAKLHEQLTESEQAAQCYIKYIQDIYSCGEIVEHLEESTAFRYLAQYYFKCKLWDEASTCAQKCCAFNDTREEGKALLRQILQLRNQGETPSTEMPAPFFLPASLSANNTPTRRVSPLNLSSVTP
- the CDC23 gene encoding cell division cycle protein 23 homolog isoform X2, encoding MAASSSVVPVVATAAVVPVLSSSADFSNLREIKKQLLLIAGLTRERGLLHSSKWSAELAFSLPALPLSELQPPPPVTEEDAQDMDAYTLAKAYFDVKEYDRAAHFLHGCNSKKAYFLYMYSRYLSGEKKKDDETVDSLGPLEKGQVKNEALRELRVELSKKHQARELDGFGLYLYGVVLRKLDLVKEAIDVFVEATHVLPLHWGAWLELCNLITDKEMLKFLSLPDTWMKEFFLAHIYTELQLIEEALQKYQNLIDVGFSKSSYIVSQIAVAYHNIRDIDKALSIFNELRKQDPYRIENMDTFSNLLYVRSMKSELSYLAHNLCEIDKYRVETCCVIGNYYSLRSQHEKAALYFQRALKLNPRYLGAWTLMGHEYMEMKNTSAAIQAYRRAHQLRPNDSRMLVALGECYEKLNQLVEAKKCYWRAYAVGDVEKMALVKLAKLHEQLTESEQAAQCYIKYIQDIYSCGEIVEHLEESTAFRYLAQYYFKCKLWDEASTCAQKCCAFNDTREEGKALLRQILQLRNQGETPSTEMPAPFFLPASLSANNTPTRRVSPLNLSSVTP
- the CDC23 gene encoding cell division cycle protein 23 homolog isoform X3 — protein: MAASSSVVPVVATAAVVPVLSSSADFSNLREIKKQLLLIAGLTRERGLLHSSKWSAELAFSLPALPLSELQPPPPVTESGEKKKDDETVDSLGPLEKGQVKNEALRELRVELSKKHQARELDGFGLYLYGVVLRKLDLVKEAIDVFVEATHVLPLHWGAWLELCNLITDKEMLKFLSLPDTWMKEFFLAHIYTELQLIEEALQKYQNLIDVGFSKSSYIVSQIAVAYHNIRDIDKALSIFNELRKQDPYRIENMDTFSNLLYVRSMKSELSYLAHNLCEIDKYRVETCCVIGNYYSLRSQHEKAALYFQRALKLNPRYLGAWTLMGHEYMEMKNTSAAIQAYRHAIEVNKRDYRAWYGLGQTYEILKMPFYCLYYYRRAHQLRPNDSRMLVALGECYEKLNQLVEAKKCYWRAYAVGDVEKMALVKLAKLHEQLTESEQAAQCYIKYIQDIYSCGEIVEHLEESTAFRYLAQYYFKCKLWDEASTCAQKCCAFNDTREEGKALLRQILQLRNQGETPSTEMPAPFFLPASLSANNTPTRRVSPLNLSSVTP